Proteins from a genomic interval of Croceicoccus naphthovorans:
- a CDS encoding response regulator transcription factor, translated as MPESAFSACNAVDQLEIEAAAARITLRFVPDALAFVSLNEADAMTQIRDKRKAANTIVGLATRAWKAARIAALDAGVDEFLTMGPLEPAELAARLELLATGAAVPSAFKLHRVDRSVAVVGKRHPLTAREVDLLTMLLDAKGRYVTHNALLERCWGSPDLDRQKLRVAINRLRKRIEPDPALPRYILAEAAIGYRIGTGAPMQPAG; from the coding sequence TTGCCTGAATCCGCTTTTTCTGCCTGCAATGCGGTCGATCAACTGGAAATAGAGGCTGCGGCAGCGCGAATCACCCTGCGATTCGTGCCTGATGCGCTGGCCTTCGTCAGTCTGAACGAGGCGGACGCGATGACTCAGATCCGCGATAAACGAAAGGCCGCCAACACGATCGTCGGCCTGGCAACCCGCGCATGGAAGGCAGCCCGGATCGCCGCGCTTGACGCAGGGGTCGACGAATTCCTGACGATGGGGCCGCTCGAGCCTGCTGAACTGGCCGCGCGGCTGGAGTTGCTGGCAACCGGGGCAGCGGTACCCTCTGCGTTCAAACTGCACCGCGTTGATCGATCGGTTGCGGTAGTAGGTAAGCGCCACCCCCTGACCGCGCGCGAAGTCGATCTCCTAACCATGCTGCTCGACGCCAAGGGGCGTTACGTTACGCACAATGCTCTGCTTGAACGGTGTTGGGGCTCACCCGATCTCGACAGGCAGAAACTGCGCGTTGCCATCAACCGGCTGCGCAAACGGATAGAGCCCGATCCGGCCCTGCCCCGCTATATCCTTGCCGAAGCCGCCATCGGCTATCGCATCGGCACCGGCGCACCGATGCAGCCGGCCGGATAA
- a CDS encoding inositol monophosphatase family protein, with protein MMAITGLIRVMERAARKAGQRLRRDFGEVEHLQVSRKGPADFVSKADRAAERTLWDELRAARPGWGFLMEEAGELEGEDGKPRFIIDPLDGTSNFLHGLPHFAISIAVQEPTLDGTGWGEVTHAVVYQPVTDETFWAEKSRGAWLQDARLRVSARRDLADSLIATGIPFAGAGNFDEWSKIAGAIAPRVAGIRRYGAASLDLAWLAAGRYEGFWESGLKPWDTAAGILLVREAGGFVSDWRGRSQQICDATILAGNDALHSRLHKLLVGALKSA; from the coding sequence ATCATGGCAATTACCGGACTAATTCGCGTGATGGAGCGCGCCGCCCGCAAGGCCGGACAGCGTCTGCGTCGCGATTTCGGCGAAGTCGAACACCTTCAGGTCAGCCGCAAGGGGCCCGCCGACTTCGTGTCGAAGGCCGACCGCGCGGCGGAGCGCACCTTGTGGGACGAACTGCGCGCCGCGCGCCCCGGCTGGGGCTTTCTGATGGAAGAAGCCGGAGAGCTTGAGGGTGAGGACGGCAAGCCGCGCTTCATTATCGACCCGCTCGATGGCACCAGCAATTTCTTGCACGGGTTGCCGCACTTCGCGATTTCCATCGCGGTGCAGGAGCCGACGCTGGACGGTACCGGCTGGGGCGAGGTGACCCATGCTGTCGTCTATCAGCCGGTCACCGACGAGACGTTCTGGGCGGAAAAAAGCCGCGGCGCGTGGCTTCAGGATGCGCGGCTGCGCGTGTCGGCCCGGCGCGACCTTGCCGATTCGCTGATTGCCACCGGTATCCCTTTTGCCGGAGCTGGGAATTTCGACGAATGGAGCAAGATCGCCGGCGCCATCGCACCGCGCGTTGCAGGCATTCGCCGTTACGGTGCGGCCTCGCTCGACCTCGCATGGTTGGCTGCCGGCCGGTACGAGGGATTCTGGGAATCGGGCCTGAAACCGTGGGATACCGCGGCGGGAATCTTGCTGGTGCGCGAAGCCGGCGGCTTCGTTTCGGACTGGCGCGGACGTTCGCAGCAGATTTGCGATGCCACGATTCTGGCCGGGAACGATGCGCTGCACTCTCGGCTTCACAAGTTGCTTGTCGGCGCGCTGAAATCTGCTTGA
- the panB gene encoding 3-methyl-2-oxobutanoate hydroxymethyltransferase codes for MSTTFQLDTATSRANPTPAPMKRLTVPKIMRRKFEGKTEEPLVMLTAYTARQAQLLDPHCDMLLVGDSLGQVIYGLPSTLPVTLDMMIAHGAAVVRGSYHSLVIVDMPFGSYEASPQQAFESASRIMAETGAAAVKLEGGQAMAETIAFLSARGIPVMGHVGLTPQAVNALGGYMARGRNEAEEAKIIADGVAVAEAGAFGVVIEGVVEDIAIALTEKVAIPTIGIGASAQCDGQVLVTEDMLGMFERVPRFVKRYNDIATIISDTAATYAREVRERSFPGDEQIYPARKD; via the coding sequence ATGTCCACGACCTTTCAGCTCGACACCGCGACCAGTCGCGCCAATCCCACGCCAGCGCCGATGAAGCGGCTGACGGTGCCAAAGATCATGCGCCGCAAGTTCGAAGGGAAGACCGAAGAGCCGCTCGTGATGCTGACCGCCTATACCGCGCGGCAGGCGCAGTTGCTCGATCCGCATTGCGATATGCTGCTGGTGGGGGATTCGCTGGGTCAGGTGATCTATGGCCTGCCCAGCACGCTACCCGTTACGCTGGACATGATGATCGCCCACGGCGCGGCCGTGGTGCGTGGATCGTACCATTCGTTGGTCATCGTGGACATGCCGTTCGGCAGTTACGAAGCCAGCCCGCAACAGGCGTTTGAAAGCGCCAGCCGGATCATGGCCGAAACCGGCGCGGCAGCGGTGAAGCTTGAGGGCGGTCAGGCCATGGCCGAAACCATCGCATTCCTGAGCGCACGAGGCATTCCGGTGATGGGCCATGTAGGCCTGACCCCGCAGGCGGTGAACGCACTGGGCGGATACATGGCGCGGGGACGGAATGAGGCTGAAGAGGCAAAGATCATCGCCGATGGCGTCGCGGTGGCAGAAGCAGGCGCGTTCGGCGTGGTAATCGAAGGCGTGGTCGAGGATATCGCCATCGCCCTGACCGAAAAGGTCGCCATTCCCACCATTGGCATCGGCGCGTCGGCCCAATGTGATGGTCAGGTGTTGGTTACCGAAGATATGCTGGGCATGTTCGAGCGGGTGCCGCGATTCGTGAAACGCTATAACGACATCGCGACCATCATTTCAGACACTGCAGCAACCTATGCCAGGGAAGTGCGCGAACGCAGCTTCCCCGGCGACGAACAGATCTATCCGGCCCGCAAGGACTGA
- the prsR gene encoding PEP-CTERM-box response regulator transcription factor — protein sequence MAKDSETLPKILVIEDDPGLQAQLKWAWDDFDVTVVGDRDAAITALRSIEPDVVTLDLGLPPDPDGTTEGFAVLDAIMELKPDTKVIVASGHGAHESALQAIERGAYDFYPKPVKIDELALIVRRALNLRAIERENRSLAAKVGEDQRVLGTLITSSPEMVRVARTIERVAPADVSVLLQGASGTGKELLARGLHDASPRSGGAFVAINCAAIPEQLLESELFGHEKGSFTGATTTREGKIELAEGGTLFLDELGDIPLALQAKLLRFLQERTLERIGGRKAIAVDTRIVCATHRDLQAMIAEGTFREDLYYRLAEIVVTIPTLAERAGDAPLLARHFLHRFAKEMNPKVSGFATDALTAIDEWHWPGNVRELENRVKRAVIMADGKLVSAEDLDLAEPDEELANALNLKAAREQADRRVIRHALARSEGNISSTARMLGISRPTLYDLMKQYDLQA from the coding sequence ATGGCCAAGGATAGCGAGACCCTGCCCAAGATCTTGGTGATCGAGGACGATCCCGGCTTGCAGGCGCAGCTGAAATGGGCGTGGGATGATTTCGACGTAACTGTCGTGGGCGACCGCGATGCAGCTATTACCGCGCTGCGCAGTATCGAACCCGATGTCGTGACGCTCGACCTTGGTCTGCCGCCCGATCCCGATGGCACGACCGAGGGCTTTGCGGTGCTCGACGCGATCATGGAATTGAAGCCCGATACCAAGGTGATCGTCGCCAGTGGCCACGGAGCCCACGAATCCGCGCTCCAGGCAATCGAGCGCGGGGCCTATGACTTTTATCCCAAGCCGGTGAAGATCGACGAACTGGCGCTGATCGTTCGGCGCGCGTTAAACCTGCGAGCTATTGAACGTGAGAACCGCTCGCTGGCCGCTAAAGTGGGTGAGGACCAGCGTGTGCTGGGCACCTTGATCACGTCCTCGCCCGAAATGGTGCGTGTGGCGCGGACTATCGAGCGGGTCGCTCCGGCCGATGTCTCGGTTCTGCTCCAAGGCGCGAGCGGGACGGGGAAGGAATTACTGGCGCGCGGATTGCACGATGCCAGCCCACGCAGCGGCGGGGCCTTCGTGGCGATCAACTGCGCGGCGATACCCGAACAACTGCTGGAATCGGAACTGTTCGGGCATGAGAAGGGCAGCTTCACCGGGGCGACGACGACGCGAGAGGGCAAGATCGAGCTGGCCGAGGGCGGTACGCTGTTCCTGGACGAGCTGGGCGACATTCCGCTGGCCTTGCAGGCAAAGCTGCTGCGCTTTCTGCAGGAACGCACGCTGGAACGGATCGGCGGGCGCAAGGCCATTGCGGTCGACACGCGCATCGTCTGCGCCACGCATCGCGATCTTCAGGCGATGATCGCCGAAGGGACATTCCGCGAAGACCTGTATTACCGACTTGCCGAGATCGTCGTGACCATCCCGACGCTGGCCGAACGCGCGGGTGACGCGCCGTTACTGGCCCGCCATTTCCTGCATCGCTTTGCCAAGGAGATGAACCCGAAAGTATCGGGCTTCGCCACCGACGCGCTGACCGCTATCGACGAATGGCATTGGCCGGGCAACGTCCGCGAACTGGAAAACCGCGTGAAGCGGGCGGTGATCATGGCCGATGGCAAGTTGGTGTCGGCAGAAGATCTCGACCTTGCAGAGCCGGACGAGGAACTGGCCAATGCGCTGAACCTGAAGGCCGCACGCGAACAGGCCGATCGCCGGGTCATCCGCCACGCCTTGGCCCGCAGCGAGGGCAACATCAGCTCCACCGCGCGGATGCTGGGGATCAGCCGCCCGACGCTCTACGACCTGATGAAGCAGTACGACCTGCAGGCCTAA
- a CDS encoding SLC13 family permease — protein sequence MMDMPGIPPFHALAAMLLTVAMFVAFARGRIATEIVSLVTIVIIALGLFFFPLEGQHQTDGLTLAFAGFGHPALITICALMIMGRGLVVTGALEPATRLLSEVWKFNRSLGMFVSLVLAMALSMMVNDTPVLVLLLPVFVALAERGAMAASKTLIPLNAAVLIGGMATTIGTSTNLLVVSIAADLGMRPMRVFDYTHIVAVAALFALPYLWLVMPRLLPDNGQAFARNRRVFSATLRVDDDSDLIGETPRDLQARMPEDFQFEGSLDRQITANSRLPVSGSHKALEEAMRSLKARVAPAWVVERINAAARGHASDVVVVEMAVTAESRLVGLTIPSSGVAGQFGVAVLGIHQQTRGPDVGRHEYSELQLRPGDVLLVMGSLAEIEEFAESDRLLLLEGVVEVPRRSKAWLAGAIMFGSVFTASIGLWPIAIAALGGAILMFATGCVKFDRVGRALSANVIVLVAASIAIGRLILESGAAGWLGQLLSAGLQFLPPAAIVAAVMLFVTLLTNFASNAAAATVGTPIAFSIAQTLGLPVEPLVLAVLFGCNLCYATPIAYQTNMLIMEEGQYKFGDYLRTGVPLVILMATVLSIMLVITYM from the coding sequence ATGATGGACATGCCCGGCATCCCACCCTTTCACGCACTTGCCGCCATGCTGTTGACGGTGGCGATGTTCGTGGCCTTTGCGCGCGGGCGAATCGCAACCGAAATCGTCAGCCTTGTGACCATCGTCATTATCGCGCTGGGTCTGTTCTTCTTTCCGTTGGAGGGTCAGCACCAGACCGACGGACTGACGCTGGCATTCGCCGGCTTCGGTCATCCGGCGCTGATTACGATCTGTGCGCTGATGATCATGGGCCGGGGACTGGTAGTGACCGGCGCGCTGGAACCGGCGACGCGGCTATTGTCCGAGGTTTGGAAGTTCAACCGCTCTCTGGGCATGTTCGTATCGCTCGTGCTGGCGATGGCGTTGTCGATGATGGTCAATGATACGCCGGTGTTGGTGCTTCTCTTGCCCGTGTTCGTGGCGCTGGCAGAGCGCGGGGCGATGGCGGCTTCGAAAACGCTGATCCCGCTGAACGCGGCGGTCCTGATCGGCGGCATGGCTACGACCATCGGCACTTCGACGAACCTGCTGGTTGTGTCGATTGCGGCCGATCTTGGCATGCGGCCGATGCGGGTGTTCGACTATACGCACATCGTCGCGGTCGCGGCGCTGTTTGCGCTGCCGTACCTGTGGCTGGTGATGCCGCGCCTGTTGCCTGACAATGGGCAGGCTTTTGCACGCAACCGCCGGGTGTTTTCCGCTACGCTACGCGTCGACGACGATAGCGACCTGATCGGGGAAACGCCGCGCGATCTTCAGGCGCGAATGCCAGAGGATTTCCAGTTCGAAGGTTCGCTCGACCGGCAGATTACCGCCAATTCGCGCCTGCCGGTCAGCGGGTCGCACAAGGCGCTGGAAGAGGCGATGCGCAGCCTGAAGGCCCGCGTCGCTCCGGCCTGGGTGGTCGAACGCATCAACGCCGCCGCGCGCGGGCATGCCAGCGATGTCGTCGTGGTCGAAATGGCGGTTACCGCCGAATCGCGCCTTGTCGGCCTGACGATCCCGTCATCGGGCGTCGCGGGTCAGTTCGGGGTGGCGGTTTTGGGCATTCACCAGCAGACTCGCGGCCCCGATGTGGGCAGGCACGAATATTCCGAACTGCAATTGCGTCCTGGCGATGTTTTGCTGGTCATGGGATCGCTGGCGGAGATCGAAGAATTTGCGGAGAGCGACCGTCTGCTCCTTCTGGAGGGCGTGGTCGAGGTGCCGCGCCGATCCAAGGCATGGCTTGCTGGCGCAATCATGTTCGGTTCGGTCTTCACGGCCAGCATCGGTCTGTGGCCCATCGCCATTGCGGCCTTGGGCGGTGCGATCCTGATGTTTGCCACCGGTTGCGTAAAGTTCGACCGTGTGGGGCGGGCGCTCTCGGCCAATGTCATCGTGCTTGTCGCCGCGTCCATCGCCATCGGTCGCCTGATCCTTGAAAGCGGGGCGGCGGGCTGGTTGGGGCAATTGCTGTCCGCGGGCCTGCAATTCCTGCCACCGGCGGCGATCGTTGCTGCGGTGATGCTGTTCGTGACCTTGCTCACCAACTTTGCGTCCAACGCGGCGGCGGCCACGGTTGGCACGCCCATTGCCTTCAGCATTGCGCAGACGTTGGGGTTGCCGGTGGAGCCATTGGTGCTGGCCGTGCTGTTCGGGTGTAACCTGTGTTACGCAACGCCGATTGCCTATCAGACGAACATGCTGATCATGGAAGAAGGGCAGTACAAGTTCGGCGACTATCTTCGGACGGGTGTACCGCTGGTGATCCTGATGGCGACCGTGCTGTCGATCATGCTGGTCATCACCTACATGTAG
- a CDS encoding DUF475 domain-containing protein, whose product MKTLLAHYRGSFIFTFICLGLAVWLGISQGDGIAGVFNVLWIVVVLSILEVSLSFDNAVVNATVLKDMPEKWQKRFLTWGIAIAVFGMRIVFPLAIVGIAAKLNPIEAINLSLNEPKRYEEIVSSAHVGIAGFGGAFLTMVGLNFFFDGEKDIHWIRAIEKFLAKVSNIKAAEIALLVLGLYGISVMLPEEEALTFVTAGMLGIVTYIAVEAVGTLLDMSDNKAAEGAARSGLGGFLYLEVLDASFSFDGVIGAFALTNNMLIIALGLSIGAMFVRSMTIHLVRAGTLAQYRYLEHGAFWAIIVLGVIMLLTAKFHIPEIITGLIGATLILISLWWSVRYSKRHPEEANAVID is encoded by the coding sequence TTGAAGACGCTTCTCGCCCACTACCGCGGCTCGTTCATCTTTACCTTCATTTGCCTTGGGCTGGCTGTTTGGCTTGGGATTTCGCAAGGCGATGGGATCGCGGGCGTATTCAACGTCCTGTGGATTGTCGTCGTGCTCTCGATCCTGGAGGTTTCGCTCAGCTTCGACAACGCCGTGGTCAACGCCACCGTGCTGAAGGACATGCCCGAAAAATGGCAGAAGCGGTTCCTGACCTGGGGTATCGCCATCGCCGTGTTCGGCATGCGTATCGTATTCCCGCTGGCCATCGTGGGCATCGCGGCGAAGCTGAACCCGATTGAAGCAATCAACCTGTCGCTGAACGAGCCGAAGCGGTACGAGGAAATCGTATCCTCCGCCCATGTAGGAATCGCCGGGTTCGGTGGCGCGTTCCTGACGATGGTGGGCCTGAACTTCTTTTTCGATGGCGAGAAGGACATTCACTGGATCCGCGCGATCGAGAAGTTCCTTGCCAAGGTTTCGAACATCAAAGCAGCTGAAATCGCACTCCTCGTCCTCGGCCTCTACGGCATATCCGTGATGCTGCCAGAGGAGGAGGCGCTGACTTTCGTGACCGCGGGCATGCTGGGCATCGTCACCTATATTGCGGTCGAGGCAGTCGGCACCCTGCTCGACATGTCGGACAACAAGGCGGCAGAGGGCGCGGCGCGGTCGGGGCTTGGCGGGTTTCTCTATCTGGAAGTGCTGGATGCCAGTTTTTCATTCGACGGTGTCATTGGGGCCTTTGCGCTGACCAACAACATGCTGATCATCGCGCTGGGCCTGTCGATCGGTGCGATGTTCGTTCGTTCGATGACCATCCATCTCGTCCGTGCCGGTACGCTGGCGCAGTATCGCTACCTAGAGCACGGCGCCTTTTGGGCGATCATCGTGCTGGGCGTGATCATGTTATTGACCGCAAAATTCCATATTCCTGAAATCATCACCGGCCTGATCGGCGCAACCCTGATCCTGATCTCGCTGTGGTGGTCGGTTCGCTATTCAAAGCGTCACCCGGAAGAGGCGAACGCCGTCATCGATTAG
- a CDS encoding sodium-dependent transporter — MAGAGSTAGREGWSSRSAFLMAAIGAAVGLGNIWRFPTLAGENGGGAFVLVYIACVALLGLPLVLSEVMIGRAGRSDAATSIANVASQSGKSRRWGMFGGVEILAAFLILSFYSVVAGWALHYVIVMIFELGEVVGQGSPFAPAFAGDSQDAITGRMGELFANPGELILMHALFMAVTVMIVAGGVHNGIERAAGIMMPAFFVLLAGITIYGAFTGAFAEAVTFLFTPDFSRLTPVAVNEALGQALFSLSLGSAALITYGAYLGDDLKLAPTAGMIALADTCVALMSGLMIFPIVLAVGLDPAAGPVLVFQSLPIAFAQMPGGALIGFLFFILIFFAALTSSISLLEGPTALVIDRVGLRRRIAAPLVGGAAFLIGIACALGYNVWSDVRPLSFWPIFAENDILDSIDGLTGKVMLPLAALGVSLFTGWRMDRGLMAAQTGLSGARLALFRGLIAWVAPVAVALILLFGLFPGLLV; from the coding sequence ATGGCGGGAGCAGGCTCAACAGCAGGACGCGAGGGCTGGTCCTCGCGCAGCGCGTTTCTTATGGCAGCCATCGGTGCGGCCGTGGGCCTTGGCAATATCTGGCGGTTCCCGACGCTGGCGGGCGAAAACGGAGGCGGCGCTTTCGTGCTGGTCTATATCGCGTGCGTCGCCTTGCTAGGCCTGCCGCTGGTGCTGTCCGAAGTGATGATCGGCCGGGCGGGGCGTTCGGATGCGGCGACCTCGATTGCCAATGTGGCCTCGCAATCGGGCAAATCGCGCCGCTGGGGAATGTTCGGCGGGGTGGAAATCCTTGCCGCGTTCCTGATCCTGTCGTTCTACTCGGTCGTGGCAGGCTGGGCGCTGCATTACGTGATCGTGATGATCTTCGAATTGGGCGAGGTTGTCGGGCAGGGCAGCCCGTTTGCGCCGGCCTTTGCGGGCGATAGCCAGGATGCGATTACCGGGCGCATGGGCGAGCTGTTTGCCAATCCGGGCGAGCTGATCCTGATGCACGCGCTGTTCATGGCGGTGACGGTGATGATCGTCGCGGGCGGCGTGCACAACGGGATTGAGCGTGCGGCGGGCATCATGATGCCCGCTTTTTTCGTGCTGCTGGCCGGGATCACGATCTATGGCGCATTCACCGGGGCCTTTGCAGAAGCGGTGACGTTCCTGTTCACGCCCGACTTTTCGCGCCTGACGCCTGTCGCCGTGAACGAAGCATTGGGACAAGCGCTATTCTCGCTTTCGCTCGGTTCGGCGGCGCTGATCACTTATGGGGCCTATCTGGGCGATGACCTGAAACTCGCGCCGACGGCGGGGATGATCGCGCTTGCCGATACCTGCGTCGCGCTGATGTCGGGTCTGATGATCTTTCCGATCGTGCTGGCCGTGGGGCTGGACCCGGCGGCGGGGCCGGTTTTGGTGTTCCAGTCGTTGCCTATCGCCTTTGCGCAGATGCCGGGCGGGGCGCTGATCGGATTTCTGTTCTTCATCCTGATCTTCTTTGCCGCGCTGACCAGCTCGATTTCGCTGCTCGAGGGGCCGACGGCGCTGGTGATCGACCGGGTCGGCCTGCGCCGCCGGATCGCGGCACCGCTGGTGGGCGGGGCGGCGTTCCTGATCGGGATTGCCTGCGCGCTGGGGTATAACGTGTGGTCCGATGTACGGCCGCTGTCGTTCTGGCCGATCTTTGCGGAAAACGACATTCTCGATTCGATCGACGGGCTGACCGGCAAGGTCATGCTGCCGCTGGCGGCGCTTGGCGTATCGCTGTTTACCGGCTGGCGGATGGATCGCGGGTTGATGGCGGCTCAGACGGGGCTGAGCGGGGCCAGACTGGCGTTGTTTCGCGGGCTGATCGCATGGGTCGCACCGGTGGCGGTGGCGCTGATCCTGCTGTTTGGATTGTTCCCCGGTCTTCTTGTGTAA
- the prsK gene encoding XrtA/PEP-CTERM system histidine kinase PrsK codes for MPITAWSLVAVSVQAMSALVCLTVAFMLWRRDRPVALRALVIAALGVTAVHLLANAPQVLDVRAVWLVTAMRNLVWLALIRALFAADGRHASLRPVGPVIVALAVAELAQVPLVALSEIFVDPAAFGLIAKVSAIFHMLFAIGFLVLVHNLYVGAGPQLQPRLRWMAGALVLGWGCELNVYSVAYLWGGLPNAVLIARAMAWGTVAVLLWFDARQKITRAFAPSRSVAFQSLSLLVIALYLFALFTLDGALARSSLSLGVLGRFGAVVLAVAIGGLIASRSLRHWLSEVVTRNLFRHRYDYREEWLRLSKTIAGRGVDAPPLEQRAVQALADIVDSPAGLLLAPGDDGQVTLAARWNWSSLEVPPVAMNAAALGMLERGGGIVSLDAVRDETEMALDRYLLPDWLIGSPRAWLMVPLLVEDRVIGVIVLARPSYTRRLDWEDHDILRIVAQQLAAHLAENRAQGALLEASRFEEFNRRIAFVMHDIKNLASQFSLMVSNAERHIEKPAFRADMLVTLRSASDRLEGLLGRLSGYGAHGQGGLMTVDGAQVVADALKPEIAGGLVAVGPGAPQLLADREALDQVLRHLVRNAIEASEPGTPVQVHFAGTDKLVGIEVIDKGCGMSPEFVRGGLFKPFVSTKNDGFGIGAFEAREMVRAMGGRLEVESRVGIGTRFIVWLPRANARIDPARKVA; via the coding sequence ATGCCGATCACCGCCTGGTCGCTTGTGGCCGTCAGCGTCCAGGCCATGTCGGCCCTCGTTTGTCTGACGGTTGCGTTTATGCTCTGGCGCCGCGACAGGCCGGTCGCCTTGCGCGCACTGGTGATTGCCGCGCTGGGCGTGACCGCCGTTCATTTGCTGGCCAACGCACCGCAGGTTCTGGACGTGCGGGCCGTCTGGCTGGTCACCGCCATGCGAAATCTTGTCTGGCTGGCCTTGATCCGAGCGCTGTTCGCCGCAGACGGTCGTCACGCCAGCTTGCGGCCCGTCGGCCCAGTGATCGTGGCGCTGGCCGTTGCGGAACTGGCGCAAGTGCCACTGGTCGCGCTGTCCGAGATTTTCGTCGATCCGGCCGCTTTCGGTTTGATCGCCAAGGTTTCGGCGATCTTCCACATGCTCTTCGCCATCGGGTTCCTTGTACTGGTACACAACCTCTACGTCGGGGCAGGACCGCAATTGCAGCCGCGCCTGCGCTGGATGGCGGGTGCGCTCGTGCTGGGCTGGGGGTGTGAACTTAACGTCTATTCGGTTGCCTATTTGTGGGGCGGATTGCCGAATGCGGTGTTGATCGCGCGGGCCATGGCCTGGGGTACGGTTGCGGTTTTGCTGTGGTTCGATGCGCGGCAAAAGATCACGCGCGCGTTTGCCCCGTCGCGTAGCGTTGCCTTTCAGTCCCTCTCGTTGCTGGTCATCGCGCTCTATCTCTTCGCGCTCTTCACCCTCGACGGGGCGCTGGCCCGCAGCAGCTTGTCGCTGGGCGTGCTGGGGCGGTTCGGGGCGGTCGTCCTTGCGGTGGCCATCGGCGGGCTGATCGCATCGCGCAGCCTGCGCCACTGGCTGTCAGAGGTCGTCACGCGCAACCTGTTCCGCCATCGCTATGATTATCGTGAGGAATGGCTGAGGCTTTCGAAGACGATCGCCGGTCGCGGTGTCGATGCTCCGCCGTTGGAGCAGCGCGCGGTGCAGGCGCTGGCCGATATTGTCGACAGTCCGGCGGGCTTGCTGCTGGCCCCCGGAGACGACGGTCAGGTCACTCTGGCCGCGCGTTGGAACTGGTCTTCGCTGGAGGTTCCGCCCGTTGCCATGAACGCCGCGGCGTTGGGTATGCTGGAGCGGGGCGGCGGTATCGTTTCGTTGGACGCGGTGCGTGACGAGACTGAGATGGCTCTCGACCGTTACCTTCTGCCCGATTGGCTGATCGGATCGCCGCGCGCGTGGCTGATGGTGCCGCTGCTGGTCGAGGATCGCGTGATCGGCGTGATCGTGCTGGCGCGTCCGAGCTATACGCGCAGGCTGGATTGGGAAGATCACGACATCCTGCGCATCGTCGCACAGCAACTGGCCGCACACTTGGCGGAGAATCGGGCGCAGGGTGCTTTGTTGGAGGCCTCGCGGTTCGAGGAATTCAATCGCCGCATCGCCTTCGTCATGCACGACATCAAGAACCTGGCCAGCCAGTTCAGCCTGATGGTCAGCAATGCCGAACGCCATATCGAAAAGCCCGCGTTCCGGGCCGATATGCTGGTGACGCTGCGCAGCGCATCGGATCGGTTGGAAGGCCTGCTAGGCCGGCTGTCGGGCTATGGCGCGCATGGTCAGGGTGGGCTGATGACTGTTGACGGCGCGCAAGTGGTGGCGGACGCTTTGAAGCCGGAGATTGCCGGTGGGCTGGTTGCGGTCGGCCCCGGCGCACCGCAGTTGCTGGCGGATCGAGAGGCGCTCGATCAGGTCCTGCGCCATCTGGTGCGCAACGCAATAGAGGCGAGCGAACCCGGCACGCCGGTACAGGTGCATTTCGCCGGGACCGACAAGCTGGTCGGTATCGAGGTAATCGACAAGGGCTGCGGCATGTCGCCCGAATTCGTGCGCGGCGGGCTGTTCAAGCCTTTCGTTTCGACCAAGAACGACGGTTTCGGCATCGGCGCGTTCGAGGCGCGCGAAATGGTGCGTGCAATGGGCGGCAGGCTGGAAGTGGAATCGCGGGTCGGGATCGGCACGCGCTTCATCGTCTGGCTGCCCCGCGCCAATGCCCGGATCGATCCCGCAAGGAAGGTAGCCTGA
- the efp gene encoding elongation factor P, whose amino-acid sequence MKISGVDIRPGNILEYEGGIWKVAKIQHTQPGKGGAYMQVEMKNLQDGRKTNVRFRSADTIERVRLDTKDFQYLYAEDDMLVFMDTETFDQIMLPSDLLGDAAAFLEDGMQVSLELWEEKPISVQLPEQIEATIVEADAVVKGQTASSSYKPAVLENGVRVMVPPHIESGTRIVVDVYERTYVGKAS is encoded by the coding sequence ATGAAGATCAGCGGCGTCGACATTCGCCCCGGCAACATCCTCGAATACGAAGGCGGAATCTGGAAGGTCGCCAAGATCCAGCATACCCAGCCGGGCAAGGGCGGGGCCTATATGCAGGTCGAGATGAAAAACCTGCAGGACGGTCGCAAGACCAACGTCCGCTTCCGTAGTGCCGACACGATCGAACGCGTGCGCCTCGATACCAAGGATTTCCAGTATCTCTATGCCGAAGACGACATGCTCGTCTTCATGGATACCGAGACGTTCGACCAGATCATGCTACCCTCGGACCTGCTGGGCGATGCCGCTGCGTTCCTTGAAGACGGAATGCAGGTTTCGCTCGAACTGTGGGAAGAAAAGCCGATTTCGGTCCAGCTGCCCGAACAGATCGAGGCGACTATTGTCGAGGCCGATGCCGTGGTGAAGGGCCAGACCGCTTCGTCCAGCTACAAGCCAGCCGTGCTGGAAAACGGGGTGCGCGTGATGGTGCCGCCGCATATCGAAAGCGGGACCCGCATTGTGGTCGACGTTTACGAACGCACCTATGTCGGAAAAGCCTCCTAA